Proteins encoded together in one Penaeus vannamei isolate JL-2024 chromosome 41, ASM4276789v1, whole genome shotgun sequence window:
- the LOC138860331 gene encoding putative mediator of RNA polymerase II transcription subunit 26 — MAALGQRLRSAGLVQLLLFSLLHPGLPRVLQDSPSASRVFEEAREAAGRMCGEEGHSRQIFESRARQLLEDALASYAGGSHDLPRPRDSSLSSALQREGVRVSRHAFEAKFPSRKTSSTETLRFGLPDSRKLSLKTPDREAVLANATVSQPPQTRTPDVHTPRTETPEAKTIGAKTPELEPIHKKILGTPFLPAKTLGDQVLHTKRVTDGKPFSINTQETQSLHSKAQNTISTSAKTKTRGVGKTSHTKTSNDKTSFAKSAHAKSSNAKTSFAKSSLSDSEEKPRPPRVRRSCGGSFVVFPFLVFLIGTLSSSISIINNINNNNNNNNNNNNNNNNNNNNMNMNGRRFDTGRLLSASLDLEPLLSNSSLKGGGERSQWTPREQTRSKRSPERRARSASREKELDDENWLMKTVYDFLQSSTGHVLDAIDGSFDGNARSYFATLKSSRNFVE, encoded by the coding sequence ATGGCGGCGCTGGGGCAACGCCTTCGATCGGCTGGACTGGTTCAGctgctcctcttttctctcctacaCCCAGGACTGCCTCGCGTGTTGCAGGATTCCCCAAGTGCGAGCAGGGTCtttgaggaggcgagggaggctgcGGGTAGGATGTGCGGAGAGGAAGGGCATTCCCGGCAGATCTTCGAGAGCAGAGCGAGGCAGCTGTTGGAGGATGCCCTCGCCTCCTACGCAGGAGGGTCTCACGACCTGCCTCGCCCCCGAGACTCGTCCTTAAGCTCGGCCTTGCAGCGGGAGGGCGTCCGGGTGTCGAGGCACGCATTCGAGGCTAAGTTCCCTAGTAGGAAGACGTCGAGCACTGAGACTCTTCGCTTCGGCCTCCCAGACTCGAGGAAGCTCTCCCTCAAGACGCCAGATCGAGAGGCGGTCCTCGCAAACGCCACAGTTTCTCAGCCCCCTCAGACGCGGACTCCAGATGTTCATACTCCGCGCACTGAGACCCCGGAAGCCAAAACCATCGGGGCAAAGACTCCAGAGCTGGAACCTATACACAAGAAGATCCTGGGCACTCCATTTCTCCCGGCAAAGACCCTGGGTGATCAGGTTCTTCACACCAAGAGGGTCACAGACGGCAAACCATTCAGCATAAACACCCAAGAGACACAGTCGCTCCACTCGAAGGCCCAGAACACAATCTCGACTTCCGCCAAAACCAAGACTCGAGGCGTCGGCAAGACCTCGCACACAAAGACTTCAAACGATAAGACTTCATTCGCGAAGTCTGCACACGCGAAGTCTTCAAACGCAAAGACTTCATTCGCGAAGTCTTCTCTCTCTGACTCGGAGGAGAAGCCGAGGCCACCCAGAGTTCGGCGGAGCTGCGGAGGTTCCTTCGTCGTCTTCCCCTTCTTGGTTTTCCTCATCGGAACCCTGTCCTCgtccatcagcatcatcaataacatcaacaacaataataacaacaataacaacaacaacaataacaacaacaacaataataataacatgaatatgaATGGGAGGCGATTCGATACAGGGAGGTTGTTGAGTGCGTCTCTCGACCTGGAACCTCTCTTATCGAACTCAAGTctcaagggaggaggagaaaggtcacAGTGGACGCCGCGGGAACAAACGAGGTCAAAAAGGTCACCAGAGAGAAGAGCAAGGTCAGCCTCACGAGAGAAAGAACTAGACGACGAGAATTGGCTGATGAAAACCGTCTATGATTTTCTACAATCGTCTACCGGTCACGTGCTTGATGCTATCGACGGCTCCTTTGATGGCAATGCGCG
- the LOC138860387 gene encoding uncharacterized protein: MAATNALATVLLGALLPIPSSHALSITPWRTSWPDGTGLEDADPEGGDDEEEVDEGGTDHEGDLDEDGGGLCDGVTVSKVEVEGLAEALKEHSGRLLRKSFRFLGLEGRGGLEGTADGFVMDNAMVRSGERTSDKRGSEGGTDNKTGTSDEHGSERRTENRERIGDENGREGRHDDRPRASDEKGRESRTDNGSRTGNENGNKQRTTNSTPSFAHKMNEESELTTTTTTTTTHHVIRRDGYGYEPSYYPEIKCKHSNTGLFGFLAFCILSFDITADIMKSINISINIGGGGCCGCVCGNGTGTGGGGNNNNNNNNNNNNNNNNNNNNNNNNNNGRGFTTALLRYPVRETGRKFFGGGCGSCCCCCGGSGGGGGGGNNNNNNNNNNGGTGGGGGTGGGGGGGNNNNNNNNNNNIGPFYAPIASGYSYGRAVVDGAMERLARLFSPARPLALPLETGEASEAGDEAGDLYEAQESDDLQYFTGESEDSQDVAEEGDDSRESTEEDDYQGFTGGADDSRESTEEDDYLGFTGGADDSRESAEEDDYLGFTGGADDSRESAEEDDYLGFTGGADDSRESTEEDDYLGFTGGAGDAQDITGEREIPQTDSQQHEAAGRGQQQQQQDGADHIGSREPSWSRVLKEGAWWQVWTMYQHAAGSHREGRKEAGGEEDIHQLFIHHWFMAMLEAARHLLSREARHEAGAAFLDA; encoded by the exons ATGGCCGCCACGAACGCCCTGGCAACGGTCCTGCTGGGGGCGCTCCTCCCGATACCCTCTTCCCACGCGCTGTCCATCACGCCGTGGCGGACGTCCTGGCCCGACGGCACGGGCCTCGAAGACGCAGATCCCGAAGGaggggacgacgaggaggaggtggacgagggagGAACGGATCACGAGGGGGACCTGGACGAAGACGGCGGAGGACTGTGCGACGGGGTTACGGTGAGCAAGGTCGAGGTGGAGGGCCTGGCGGAGGCGCTGAAGGAGCACTCGGGTCGCCTCCTTCGGAAGAGTTTCAGGTTCCTTGGCCTCGAGGGACGCGGCGGGCTGGAGGGCACGGCAG ATGGTTTCGTGATGGACAACGCAATGGTTCGAAGTGGAGAGAGAACCAGCgataaaagaggaagtgaaggtggaACCGATAACAAGACGGGAACCAGCGACGAACACGGAAGCGAGAGAAGAACCGAAAACCGGGAGAGAATCGGCGAcgaaaacggaagagaaggaagacacgATGACAGACCGAGAGCGAGtgacgaaaagggaagagagagtagaaccGATAACGGGTCGAGAACCGGGAACGAAAACGGAAACAAGCAACGCACAACGAACTCAACGCCCTCTTTCGCGCACAAAATGAATGAAGAATCcgaattaacaacaacaacaacaacaacaacaacacaccacGTAATACGACGGGACGGGTATGGTTACGAGCCCAGTTATTATCCGGAGATCAAGTGCAAGCATTCGAACACGGGCTTGTTCGGATTCTTGGCTTTCTGTATTCTCTCCTTTGACATCACGGCGGATATTATGAAGTCTATAAATATTTCAATTAATATTGGAG GAGGCGGTTgttgtggctgtgtatgtggtaaCGGAACGGGAACTGGCGGTGgaggaaacaacaataacaacaacaacaacaacaacaacaacaacaacaacaacaacaacaacaataataataataataataatggtaggggATTCACAACTGCTCTCCTGCGCTATCCTGTGAGAGAAACAGGACGAAAATTCTTTGGTGGAGGATGTGGgtcgtgttgctgttgttgtggtggcagcggtgggggcggtggaggagggaacaacaacaacaataacaataacaacaatggaggtacgggaggtggtggaggaacgggaggcggtggaggaggaggaaacaacaacaacaacaacaacaacaataacaacattggtCCATTTTATGCTCCTATTGCCTCCGGTTATTCCTACGGGCGGGCGGTCGTGGACGGGGCGATGGAGCGACTGGCCCGCCTCTTctctcccgcccgccctctcgccctcccgcTCGAAACAGGCGAGGCGAGCGAAGCGGGAGACGAAGCGGGAGATCTCTACGAAGCGCAAGAGTCGGACGACCTGCAGTATTTCACGGGAGAATCAGAGGATAGCCAGGACGTCGCAGAGGAAGGAGACGACTCTCGGGAATCCACAGAAGAAGACGACTACCAAGGTTTCACAGGAGGAGCAGACGACTCTCGGGAATCCACAGAAGAAGACGACTACCTAGGTTTCACAGGAGGAGCAGACGACTCTCGGGAATCCGCAGAAGAAGACGACTACCTAGGTTTCACAGGAGGAGCAGACGACTCTCGGGAATCCGCAGAAGAAGACGACTACCTAGGTTTCACAGGAGGAGCAGACGACTCTCGGGAATCCACAGAAGAAGACGACTACCTAGGTTTCACAGGAGGAGCAGGCGACGCTCAGGACATCACAGGAGAAAGGGAAATCCCGCAAACTGACTCGCAGCAGCACGAAGCCGCCGGGCgggggcagcagcagcagcagcaggatggAGCAGACCACATCGGCAGCAGAGAACCCAGCTGGAGTCGAGTCCTAAAAGAAGGCGCGTGGTGGCAAGTGTGGACGATGTACCAACACGCAGCTGGTTCGCACAGAGAGGGGCGAAAGGAGGCGGGTGGTGAGGAGGACATACACCAGCTGTTCATTCATCACTGGTTCATGGCGATGCTGGAGGCGGCGAGGCACTTGCTGAGTCGAGAAGCACGACATGAGGCAGGTGCAGCGTTCCTGGATGCATGA